A genomic stretch from Caldivirga sp. includes:
- a CDS encoding V-type ATP synthase subunit F codes for MRVIVLGDEDTVNAFRLIGFEGYVVDSRSLVPRIKELLGMDDVAAILVTSSVSSEAGQEFINLRTRIRKPLILEVPALSNTEHREVNYMAILRSVLGV; via the coding sequence ATGAGAGTTATAGTACTTGGTGATGAGGATACTGTTAACGCGTTTAGATTAATTGGATTCGAGGGCTACGTGGTGGACTCTAGGTCACTTGTACCTAGAATTAAGGAATTATTAGGCATGGATGATGTTGCAGCAATCCTTGTTACGAGTAGTGTAAGTAGTGAAGCTGGTCAAGAATTCATTAATCTTAGGACAAGGATTAGGAAACCCCTTATACTTGAAGTACCCGCCTTAAGTAACACTGAACATAGGGAAGTTAACTACATGGCTATACTCAGGTCCGTGCTTGGTGTTTAA
- a CDS encoding superoxide dismutase translates to MATQTLFKRYELPPLPYNVNALEPHISGQVIDVHYNGHHKGYVNGANAAVDRLEKIIRNEVTSYDIQGLLRNLFFNINGHKLHTLYWNSMAPAGKGGGTPGGYLGDLIVKQFGSYDKFRSLFNEVMRSLPGSGWAVLYYDTETGNLVFTTFENHFNQHIAELPILLIVDEFEHAYYLQYKNNRNAYLDAVWNVLNWGEAENRLRKYLK, encoded by the coding sequence ATGGCTACGCAAACTCTATTCAAGAGATATGAATTACCGCCACTACCGTATAATGTGAATGCGCTTGAACCACACATAAGCGGTCAAGTAATTGATGTCCACTATAATGGGCACCATAAGGGGTACGTTAATGGTGCTAATGCAGCAGTTGATAGGTTGGAGAAGATAATTAGGAATGAGGTAACAAGCTACGATATACAGGGGTTATTAAGAAACCTGTTTTTCAACATAAATGGCCATAAGCTTCACACGCTTTACTGGAATAGTATGGCACCAGCAGGTAAGGGTGGTGGAACACCAGGTGGTTACCTAGGTGACTTAATAGTTAAGCAGTTTGGTAGTTATGATAAGTTCAGGAGCCTCTTTAATGAGGTTATGAGGTCATTACCAGGCAGTGGTTGGGCAGTATTGTATTATGATACTGAGACAGGTAACCTTGTTTTCACAACATTCGAGAATCATTTTAATCAACACATAGCGGAGTTACCTATTCTTCTAATAGTGGATGAGTTCGAGCACGCCTACTACCTTCAGTACAAGAATAATAGGAACGCCTACCTGGATGCAGTATGGAATGTACTCAACTGGGGAGAAGCAGAAAATAGGCTTAGGAAATACCTTAAGTAA
- a CDS encoding Lrp/AsnC ligand binding domain-containing protein — MAFEVFLLIQTRVGKVFEVSEKIKSINWIKVAYSVTGPYDIIALAEVDRVDDLENLIKMIHSIDGVERTLTAMVIRKH, encoded by the coding sequence ATGGCGTTTGAGGTTTTCCTTCTCATCCAGACCAGGGTTGGGAAAGTGTTTGAAGTATCGGAGAAGATAAAGTCAATTAACTGGATTAAGGTAGCTTATTCAGTTACTGGTCCATACGATATCATTGCCCTAGCAGAGGTTGATAGGGTTGATGACCTTGAGAACTTAATAAAAATGATTCATTCAATCGATGGTGTTGAAAGAACATTAACAGCCATGGTCATTAGGAAACATTAA
- a CDS encoding V-type ATP synthase subunit A — protein sequence MMSSQGTGRILVVNGPVIKAELPGAKLYELVFVGELGLFGEVVRVQGDDAFIQVYEDTTGIKPGEPVVRTGEMLSAWLGPGIIGQVYDGVQRPLKVIFDQTNKPFIARGINYDKAPPLDFNRKWRWIPRVKVGDKVNVGEVLGIVPETQLIEHRILYPPLYKPGVVKYIAPEGDYTLNDDVAEVETNDGLIKVKMWHKWPVRRPRPFQEKLPPSDPLITGIRVIDTVFPIAKGGAASIPGPFGSGKTVTIRSLMLYAMTQYSVPVLCGERGNEAADALQGLLKLSDPATGRPLLERETIIVNTSNMPVAAREASIYMGATIAEYFRDQGYDVLLMADSTSRWAEAMREVALRIGEMPSEEGFPAYLPTRLAEFYERAGKVKLLNGGLGSLTIAASVSPPGGDFTEPVTSHTLRFIGAFWPLDARLAYSRHYPAINWLQGFSRYVDSVASWYGKAVGEDWVELRRIAIEVLTREAELAEIVRILGSEALSEQEKHVLNVASMIREGFLKQDAFNPVDTPSAPEKQYWLLRLMITYYRVGSEAINSGVPANAIRELDSVRRLIRLKMEVKSSDYKVLADYEKKLVDDIRGLVAKFSK from the coding sequence ATGATGAGCAGTCAAGGCACTGGCAGGATACTTGTAGTTAATGGTCCAGTAATAAAGGCCGAATTACCTGGAGCTAAGCTTTATGAATTAGTATTCGTAGGTGAATTGGGGTTATTTGGGGAGGTGGTTAGGGTTCAGGGTGATGACGCGTTCATACAGGTCTATGAGGATACTACTGGGATAAAGCCAGGTGAACCGGTGGTTAGGACTGGTGAAATGCTTAGTGCCTGGCTTGGACCTGGAATAATAGGCCAGGTTTACGATGGTGTTCAAAGGCCTCTAAAGGTTATTTTTGATCAAACAAATAAACCATTCATAGCAAGGGGGATTAACTACGATAAGGCGCCGCCACTTGACTTTAACAGGAAGTGGAGGTGGATACCTAGGGTTAAGGTTGGTGATAAGGTTAATGTGGGGGAAGTCCTCGGCATAGTACCTGAAACCCAGTTAATAGAGCATAGGATACTGTACCCACCCTTATATAAGCCCGGTGTTGTTAAGTACATTGCCCCTGAGGGTGACTATACGCTTAATGATGATGTTGCTGAGGTGGAGACTAACGATGGCTTAATTAAGGTTAAGATGTGGCATAAGTGGCCTGTTAGGAGACCAAGGCCCTTCCAGGAAAAGCTGCCTCCAAGTGACCCATTGATAACTGGAATAAGGGTTATTGATACAGTGTTCCCAATAGCCAAGGGTGGTGCAGCCTCAATACCAGGTCCATTTGGTTCAGGTAAGACTGTGACAATTAGGTCACTCATGCTTTACGCAATGACACAGTACAGTGTCCCAGTCCTATGTGGTGAGAGAGGTAATGAGGCTGCTGATGCATTGCAGGGATTACTTAAGTTATCTGACCCAGCCACTGGGCGTCCATTACTTGAGAGGGAAACCATAATAGTTAATACGTCTAACATGCCTGTTGCCGCTAGGGAGGCAAGCATATACATGGGTGCTACGATAGCCGAGTACTTCAGGGACCAGGGCTACGATGTACTCTTAATGGCGGATTCCACAAGCCGTTGGGCTGAGGCAATGCGTGAGGTAGCATTGAGGATTGGTGAGATGCCGAGTGAAGAGGGTTTCCCAGCCTACTTACCCACTAGGCTTGCTGAGTTCTATGAGAGGGCTGGTAAGGTTAAGCTACTTAACGGTGGCTTAGGTTCATTAACCATAGCAGCCTCAGTGAGCCCACCAGGCGGTGACTTCACTGAACCGGTGACTAGCCACACGTTAAGGTTCATTGGAGCCTTCTGGCCCCTTGACGCTAGGCTAGCCTACTCTAGGCATTACCCAGCCATTAATTGGCTTCAAGGCTTCAGTAGGTATGTGGACTCAGTGGCTTCTTGGTACGGTAAGGCGGTGGGTGAGGATTGGGTTGAGTTAAGGAGGATTGCAATAGAAGTATTGACTAGGGAGGCTGAGTTGGCTGAGATAGTTAGGATACTTGGAAGTGAGGCTTTGAGTGAGCAGGAGAAGCATGTGCTTAACGTTGCATCAATGATACGTGAAGGCTTCCTTAAACAGGACGCATTTAACCCAGTGGATACGCCATCAGCGCCGGAAAAACAGTATTGGCTACTTAGATTAATGATAACCTACTATAGGGTTGGCTCAGAGGCAATTAACTCTGGCGTGCCGGCTAATGCTATTAGGGAATTGGACTCAGTGAGGAGGCTTATTAGGCTTAAGATGGAGGTTAAGAGCAGTGACTACAAGGTCCTGGCCGATTACGAAAAGAAACTGGTTGACGATATAAGGGGGCTCGTAGCCAAGTTCAGTAAGTAA
- a CDS encoding Lrp/AsnC ligand binding domain-containing protein: MSMESQVESEPIGRELTERQLQILQFLLKKAQPLRVYTVYADQDQIARELGMTRQALSVHLKKLKDFGLIRTGREFVDVTEKALRVLRMSGAEAIVMAKVAPKYRQQVYEKLKEMPIEKAYRVSGDYDLIIIAREIHINDLLRIMSQMEGIEDTRTFISLEVIKE, translated from the coding sequence ATGAGTATGGAGAGCCAGGTTGAGTCTGAGCCAATTGGGAGAGAATTAACGGAGAGGCAGCTTCAAATACTGCAGTTCCTACTGAAAAAAGCCCAACCACTAAGGGTGTACACTGTTTACGCAGATCAGGATCAGATAGCAAGGGAACTAGGCATGACTAGGCAAGCCTTATCAGTGCACTTAAAGAAGCTTAAGGACTTTGGGTTAATAAGGACTGGTAGGGAGTTCGTTGATGTTACGGAGAAGGCACTGAGGGTTCTTAGGATGAGCGGCGCTGAGGCAATAGTCATGGCTAAGGTTGCCCCTAAGTATAGGCAGCAGGTTTACGAGAAGCTTAAGGAAATGCCAATAGAGAAGGCTTACAGGGTTTCAGGGGACTATGACTTAATAATAATAGCCAGGGAAATACACATTAATGATTTACTACGAATAATGAGCCAAATGGAGGGTATTGAGGACACTAGAACATTCATATCACTAGAGGTAATTAAGGAATAG
- a CDS encoding V-type ATP synthase subunit E, with protein MSEQLIRLINSVMDKVKADSEEWISNLSLKYEAELMSVIEDEIRKHSNELEEVDRQTMLNREYKLYDASMSVKAEYLALIDELTRDVISKVKERINNERDSEAYSKLITTLLNQAVEVTQSRELVVTCSPRDKQLISSLAAKMGISVEFKNGDEGMLGLIASTKDGSVTYEATIDDVLNRMIDSIRSIIKDVANEVVKQ; from the coding sequence ATGTCCGAGCAGTTGATTAGATTAATAAATAGCGTGATGGATAAGGTTAAGGCAGACTCCGAGGAGTGGATTAGTAACCTTAGTTTAAAATATGAGGCTGAGTTAATGAGCGTCATTGAGGATGAGATTAGGAAGCATAGTAATGAACTTGAGGAGGTGGATAGACAAACAATGTTGAATAGGGAGTATAAACTTTACGATGCTTCAATGAGCGTTAAGGCGGAGTACCTAGCCCTAATTGATGAGTTAACCCGCGACGTAATTAGTAAGGTTAAGGAGCGTATAAACAATGAGAGGGATAGTGAAGCGTACAGTAAATTAATTACGACACTCCTTAATCAGGCTGTTGAGGTGACTCAATCCAGGGAATTAGTGGTAACTTGTTCACCAAGGGACAAGCAGCTAATTTCATCATTAGCGGCTAAGATGGGGATTAGCGTGGAGTTTAAGAATGGGGATGAGGGGATGTTGGGTTTAATAGCCTCCACTAAGGATGGATCGGTAACATATGAGGCAACCATTGATGATGTGTTAAACCGCATGATAGACTCCATAAGGAGTATAATTAAAGATGTGGCTAATGAGGTGGTTAAGCAATGA